Proteins encoded in a region of the Marmota flaviventris isolate mMarFla1 chromosome 3, mMarFla1.hap1, whole genome shotgun sequence genome:
- the Atp5mc2 gene encoding ATP synthase F(0) complex subunit C2, mitochondrial, with product MYACSRFLSTHSLVRSTSHLLSRPLSAVVLNRPETLTYESFSSLAVPCPLTSLIPHRRFQTSTISRDIDTAAKFIGAGAATVGVAGSGAGIGTVFGSLIIGYARNPSLKQQLFSYAILGFALSEAMGLFCLMVAFLILFAM from the exons GTCAGGAGCACCTCTCATCTGCTGAGCCGACCACTGTCTGCAGTGGTTCTGAACCGACCAGAGACACTGACATATGAG AGCTTCAGCAGCTTGGCAGTCCCATGTCCCCTGACCTCACTTATCCCTCACCGCCGCTTCCAAACCAGCACCATTTCAAGGGACATTGACACAGCAGCCAAGttcattggggctggggctgccaCAGTTGGGGTGGCtggctctggggctgggattgggaCTGTATTTGGAAGCCTTATCATTGGTTATGCCAG GAACCCTTCTCTGAAGCAACAGCTCTTCTCCTACGCCATTCTGGGCTTTGCCCTCTCAGAGGCCATGGGGCTCTTTTGCCTGATGGTGGCCTTTCTCATCCTCTTCGCCATGTGA